The following are encoded in a window of Mustela nigripes isolate SB6536 chromosome 3, MUSNIG.SB6536, whole genome shotgun sequence genomic DNA:
- the EIF4E2 gene encoding eukaryotic translation initiation factor 4E type 2 isoform X2 has translation MNNKFDALKDDDSGDHDQNEENSTQKDGEKEKMERDKNQGSSKRKAVVPGPAEHPLQYNYTFWYSRRTPGRPTSSQSYEQNIKQIGTFASVEQFWRFYSHMVRPGDLTGHSDFHLFKEGIKPMWEDDANKNGGKWIIRLRKGLASRCWENLILAMLGEQFMVGEEICGAVVSVRFQEDIISIWNKTASDQATTARIRDTLRRVLNLPPNTIMEYKTHTDSIKAWEEFHGLVNSSGR, from the exons ATGAACAACAAGTTCGACGC ATTGAAAGACGATGACAGTGGGGACCATGATCAGAATGAAGAAAACAGCACACAGAAAGAtggtgagaaggaaaaaatggaacgAGACAAGAATCAGGGCAGCAGTAAGAGGAAG GCTGTTGTGCCTGGACCAGCAGAGCATCCCCTGCAGTACAACTATACTTTCTGGTACTCCAGAAGGACCCCTGGCCGTCCCACCAGCTCACAGAGCTATGAACAGAATATCAAACAGATTGGCACCTTTGCCTCC GTGGAGCAGTTCTGGAGGTTTTATAGCCACATGGTACGTCCCGGGGACCTGACAGGCCACAGTGACTTCCATCTCTTCAAAGAAGGAATTAAACCCATGTGGGAG GATGATGCAAATAAAAATGGTGGCAAATGGATTATTCGGCTGCGGAAGGGCTTGGCGTCCCGTTGCTGGGAGAATCTTATCCTGGCCATGTTGGGGGAACAGTTCATGGTTGGGGAGGAGATCTGTGGGGCTGTGGTCTCTGTCCGGTTTCAG GAGGACATTATTTCAATATGGAATAAGACTGCCAGTGACCAAGCAACCACAGCCCGAATCCGGGATACGCTTCGGCGAGTGCTTAATCTACCTCCCAACACCATTATGGAGTACAAAACCCACACCGACAGCATCAA GGCCTGGGAGGAGTTTCATGGCCTGGTGAACAGCAGCGGCCGCTGA
- the EIF4E2 gene encoding eukaryotic translation initiation factor 4E type 2 isoform X3 translates to MNNKFDALKDDDSGDHDQNEENSTQKDGEKEKMERDKNQGSSKRKAVVPGPAEHPLQYNYTFWYSRRTPGRPTSSQSYEQNIKQIGTFASVEQFWRFYSHMVRPGDLTGHSDFHLFKEGIKPMWEDDANKNGGKWIIRLRKGLASRCWENLILAMLGEQFMVGEEICGAVVSVRFQEDIISIWNKTASDQATTARIRDTLRRVLNLPPNTIMEYKTHTDSIKDNSSFRNTKITL, encoded by the exons ATGAACAACAAGTTCGACGC ATTGAAAGACGATGACAGTGGGGACCATGATCAGAATGAAGAAAACAGCACACAGAAAGAtggtgagaaggaaaaaatggaacgAGACAAGAATCAGGGCAGCAGTAAGAGGAAG GCTGTTGTGCCTGGACCAGCAGAGCATCCCCTGCAGTACAACTATACTTTCTGGTACTCCAGAAGGACCCCTGGCCGTCCCACCAGCTCACAGAGCTATGAACAGAATATCAAACAGATTGGCACCTTTGCCTCC GTGGAGCAGTTCTGGAGGTTTTATAGCCACATGGTACGTCCCGGGGACCTGACAGGCCACAGTGACTTCCATCTCTTCAAAGAAGGAATTAAACCCATGTGGGAG GATGATGCAAATAAAAATGGTGGCAAATGGATTATTCGGCTGCGGAAGGGCTTGGCGTCCCGTTGCTGGGAGAATCTTATCCTGGCCATGTTGGGGGAACAGTTCATGGTTGGGGAGGAGATCTGTGGGGCTGTGGTCTCTGTCCGGTTTCAG GAGGACATTATTTCAATATGGAATAAGACTGCCAGTGACCAAGCAACCACAGCCCGAATCCGGGATACGCTTCGGCGAGTGCTTAATCTACCTCCCAACACCATTATGGAGTACAAAACCCACACCGACAGCATCAA ggacAATTCAAGCTTTCGAAATACAAAAATCACATTGTGA
- the EIF4E2 gene encoding eukaryotic translation initiation factor 4E type 2 isoform X1, which translates to MNNKFDALKDDDSGDHDQNEENSTQKDGEKEKMERDKNQGSSKRKAVVPGPAEHPLQYNYTFWYSRRTPGRPTSSQSYEQNIKQIGTFASVEQFWRFYSHMVRPGDLTGHSDFHLFKEGIKPMWEDDANKNGGKWIIRLRKGLASRCWENLILAMLGEQFMVGEEICGAVVSVRFQEDIISIWNKTASDQATTARIRDTLRRVLNLPPNTIMEYKTHTDSIKMPGRLGPQRLLFQNLWKPRLNVP; encoded by the exons ATGAACAACAAGTTCGACGC ATTGAAAGACGATGACAGTGGGGACCATGATCAGAATGAAGAAAACAGCACACAGAAAGAtggtgagaaggaaaaaatggaacgAGACAAGAATCAGGGCAGCAGTAAGAGGAAG GCTGTTGTGCCTGGACCAGCAGAGCATCCCCTGCAGTACAACTATACTTTCTGGTACTCCAGAAGGACCCCTGGCCGTCCCACCAGCTCACAGAGCTATGAACAGAATATCAAACAGATTGGCACCTTTGCCTCC GTGGAGCAGTTCTGGAGGTTTTATAGCCACATGGTACGTCCCGGGGACCTGACAGGCCACAGTGACTTCCATCTCTTCAAAGAAGGAATTAAACCCATGTGGGAG GATGATGCAAATAAAAATGGTGGCAAATGGATTATTCGGCTGCGGAAGGGCTTGGCGTCCCGTTGCTGGGAGAATCTTATCCTGGCCATGTTGGGGGAACAGTTCATGGTTGGGGAGGAGATCTGTGGGGCTGTGGTCTCTGTCCGGTTTCAG GAGGACATTATTTCAATATGGAATAAGACTGCCAGTGACCAAGCAACCACAGCCCGAATCCGGGATACGCTTCGGCGAGTGCTTAATCTACCTCCCAACACCATTATGGAGTACAAAACCCACACCGACAGCATCAA AATGCCAGGCAGGCTGGGCCCCCAAAGGCTCCTTTTTCAAAACCTCTGGAAGCCGCGGTTGAATGTGCCatga